In the Malus domestica chromosome 16, GDT2T_hap1 genome, one interval contains:
- the LOC114822136 gene encoding protein DOWN-REGULATED IN DIF1 11-like, whose amino-acid sequence MASFGNAFVMPGLVLAAIIVVSSARLSSASEDVYGNYADRDEPSSISPSPNPSPSPSPSTTEDISSSSSNFPDVLPPEPSQGYYRHLRKWADEISPLCAEQIFEGMFYSNEELTEDCCANLLHVGYECHRVLVKLILLEPTFKGKASEALHKSFQIWS is encoded by the coding sequence ATGGCAAGCTTTGGAAACGCGTTTGTGATGCCGGGGTTGGTGTTAGCAGCAATCATCGTCGTGTCATCGGCGAGACTTTCATCTGCATCTGAAGACGTTTATGGAAATTATGCTGATCGTGATGAACCATCATCAATAAGCCCTAGCCCTAATCCTAGCCCTAGCCCTAGCCCTAGCACCACAGAAGatatcagcagcagcagcagtaaTTTCCCAGATGTGCTGCCGCCGGAGCCCTCCCAGGGATACTACAGGCATTTGAGGAAATGGGCAGACGAAATAAGCCCTCTGTGCGCTGAACAGATCTTTGAGGGTATGTTCTACAGCAACGAAGAACTGACTGAGGATTGTTGCGCAAACCTTTTGCATGTGGGATACGAATGTCACCGGGTGTTGGTTAAGCTAATCCTCCTAGAACCGACGTTCAAAGGCAAAGCTTCCGAGGCATTGCACAAGAGTTTCCAAATATGGAGCTAG